The following coding sequences lie in one Ostrinia nubilalis chromosome 2, ilOstNubi1.1, whole genome shotgun sequence genomic window:
- the LOC135078268 gene encoding uncharacterized protein LOC135078268, whose protein sequence is MPVTRSRGRPAEPIEAQERPEESAPATASQSVAAPRPSAPEPVRHIEPPGSPSEAPPPPPAPSSQQQHDDAARASSTKSDRARRIARSKQKIARLKLELEEARLAVLEEDSQDGESVASGESLGQARVAEWLNTVPPPPPAAPLSAPQQSTGVAPPPGVPHAPPPGVSHAPPPPPGAPHALPTGVSIAQQLAAPLSGVAPPHSVQLKQSSSSKPPPAATGYHRSEGQFDLNELAAAIAQAARPHGATPRFIGELMPFGGSHLDWLAFRAGYQETERYFTEIENTARLRRALKGKAKEAVSSLLIVNTSPAEIIGELETRFGRPETIALAEIERLRNVQKPTDAPRDIIQFASRIKNSVATLRALQQPQYMYNPEVVKQVTEKLTPSLRYRWFDFSRDQPPEEPDLVRLHRFVTREAEACGKYADPELVGGAEEQQQRAAPRNRPQRAYNSRSDSKKCDNRSEKCPVCSLPNHSADKCRKFVRANNSERWSIAKADRLCFRCLNPRRGGHKCEDRQCGEDGCERTHHPLLHFKRPEVPANRSETVTAANSSGKSTVSFLKILPVTVVGPKANIDTFALLDDGSTVTLVDEDLAKRAGATGPIDPLSIEAIAGARVTRTDSRRVKLVLRGQDEEHSLRGRTIKNLRLAAQHIDRDLSKYQHLQDIETRVRYAEARPTILIGQDNWELLLANEVRRGAATEPVASRTPLGWVLHGSSSRSLGHTVHHVYRLNEESDNRIEEMIKKHFAIESLGVTPKKTRADPEERALRILESETIKLPTAGYETGLLWATDHPELPNNYDQALTRLHSTERKLDKQPELGAAYERQMTQLIEKGYAEEAATAPSTTGRIWYLPHFPVLHPAKPGKVRPVFDAAARTKGTCLNDHLLSGPDLLQSLPGVLMRFRQHAVAVAADIQEMFLRIQVHEKDRDALRFLWRSHRREGPPTEYRMKSVIFGAACSPCTALFVKNHNAERHRADHPDAAEAIVRHHYMDDYLQSFETVEEAVRVSTDVRTVHADANFHLAKWASNRSEVLEVHRAEAAATRDVTLEDIEEKVLGLTWRPTCDTLGFNLNFARVPDVDSGQTPTKREALRTVMSLFDPLGLASPITIVAKQLLQEAWRVGVDWDVRLPPPLSTGWSEWVRQLAALRDVNLPRCHPGYSRATRRELHTFVDASEKAYAAAVYWRTEDEDGRVHVTLAAARARVAPLKLTSIPRLELQAAVLGCRLARTAADEYQLKADRRVFWSDSKTVLAWLRAGPRSFKPFVAHRVAEIEEDTQAKEWRWVPTQQNVADDATRGAPVNFTQHHRWFTGPKFLYEPADSWPAEKIEQAAPTGEERTHSVASSIVEPRVSDALPSPHRFSSWLRLIRATARVLQAIHRFRAPLRRARPQSANVNSYKRTTRNTEADPTWRRVAKPTAPPTPRRAVLTEDVIPPLAAEHIVWAEELWVRAVQQEAFGAELEALKKTEAVSNDSRLRSLALAFDPCEPVIKLKSRITAAENITEEQKHPIVLDGNHQYTKLYVAWTHQKLHHGGVETVLNEIRQRFWVIRARPIVRSVIKSCQQCRIRRAVAAVPPTGDHPTGRLAHHQRPFTYTGLDYFGPLSVTVGRQHQKRYVALFTCLTTRAVHLEVAASLSTDSAVLALRRMMARRGQPSEIWSDNGTNLRGADVELQRAALQASRQEAANHLIRWRYIPPSAPFMGGAWERLVRSVKDALSTVLRERHPHEETLATLLCEAEYTVNSRPLTHVSVDPDDAEALTPNHFLLGGSGRIQQPGTFTEADVASRHHWRRAQRLADEFWDRWVREYLPELQHRREPHGSGAPLNIGDLVLIADSNLPRNVWPRGRVVQVYPGRDGIVRAADVATRTGVLRRPTKKLVVLPTSTGVTPSEV, encoded by the coding sequence ATGCCGGTGACTCGGAGTAGAGGCAGACCCGCGGAGCCGATCGAGGCACAGGAGCGCCCTGAGGAGAGCGCTCCCGCGACCGCGTCACAGTCAGTGGCGGCCCCGAGGCCGTCAGCGCCGGAACCGGTGCGGCATATCGAGCCGCCCGGCTCCCCGTCGGAGGCGCCACCACCACCGCCAGCACCGTCGTCGCAACAGCAGCATGACGACGCAGCAAGAGCGTCGTCAACGAAATCGGACCGTGCGCGAAGGATCGCGCGCTCCAAACAGAAGATAGCCAGACTCAAGCTGGAGCTGGAAGAGGCCAGGCTTGCCGTCCTGGAGGAGGACAGCCAGGACGGCGAGTCGGTCGCATCGGGTGAATCGCTGGGCCAGGCGCGAGTGGCCGAGTGGCTGAATACagtgccgccgccaccgcccgccgcgccgctcagTGCACCGCAACAGTCTACAGGCGTagcaccgccgcccggcgtgccacatgcaccgccgcccggcgtgtCACACGCACCACCGCCGCCACCCGGCGCGCCACACGCGCTGCCGACCGGCGTATCGATCGCACAGCAGCTCGCCGCGCCGCTATCGGGCGTGGCGCCGCCGCACAGCGTACAGTTGAAGCAATCGTCGTCATCGAAGCCGCCGCCAGCAGCAACGGGGTATCATCGGTCCGAGGGACAATTCGACCTTAACGAGCTGGCGGCCGCCATCGCGCAGGCCGCGCGCCCACATGGGGCCACGCCGCGATTCATCGGAGAACTGATGCCCTTCGGGGGCTCACATCTCGACTGGCTCGCCTTCAGAGCGGGCTATCAAGAAACAGAGAGATACttcacagaaatcgagaatACAGCCCGCCTGCGACGGGCTTTGAAAGGAAAAGCCAAGGAAGCGGTTAGCAGTTTACTCATAGTAAACACTAGCCCGGCGGAAATAATCGGCGAACTCGAGACAAGATTCGGCAGACCGGAGACGATTGCGCTCGCCGAGATCGAACGACTTCGCAACGTACAGAAGCCTACAGATGCGCCACGGGACATAATACAGTTCGCGAGTCGAATAAAAAACAGCGTCGCTACACTCCGCGCACTCCAGCAGCCGCAGTACATGTACAACCCGGAAGTGGTCAAGCAAGTGACAGAGAAGCTGACGCCGTCGCTGCGGTACCGGTGGTTCGACTTCAGCCGGGACCAGCCGCCAGAGGAGCCGGACCTCGTGCGCCTTCACCGCTTCGTGACCAGGGAGGCGGAGGCGTGCGGGAAGTACGCAGACCCCGAGCTCGTCGGCGGCGCCGaggagcagcagcagcgcgcggCGCCACGCAACCGGCCGCAGCGCGCCTACAACAGTCGGAGTGACAGCAAAAAGTGCGACAATAGAAGCGAAAAGTGTCCAGTGTGCAGTTTACCGAACCATAGCGCCGACAAGTGTAGAAAATTTGTGCGTGCGAACAACAGTGAACGATGGAGCATAGCGAAAGCGGATCGACTATGTTTCCGATGCCTGAACCCCAGGAGAGGGGGGCATAAGTGTGAAGACCGTCAGTGTGGAGAGGACGGCTGTGAGAGGACCCACCACCCATTACTGCACTTCAAGAGACCCGAAGTGCCAGCCAACCGGAGTGAAACAGTGACAGCAGCAAATTCATCTGGAAAGTCAACCGTAAGTTTCCTCAAAATTCTACCAGTGACAGTGGTGGGCCCCAAGGCCAATATAGATACATTCGCACTATTAGACGACGGCTCTACAGTCACACTCGTAGACGAAGACCTGGCTAAGCGCGCGGGCGCTACAGGACCCATAGACCCATTGAGCATAGAAGCTATAGCGGGGGCCCGCGTCACGCGTACCGACTCGCGACGAGTGAAACTTGTGCTACGAGGGCAGGATGAAGAGCACTCCCTGCGAGGCCGCACTATCAAGAACTTACGACTGGCGGCCCAGCACATCGACCGAGACTTGTCAAAATATCAACACCTTCAAGATATCGAAACGCGAGTGCGGTATGCGGAGGCGCGGCCCACTATCCTGATCGGGCAGGACAATTGGGAACTCCTACTGGCCAACGAGGTACGACGTGGCGCCGCAACAGAACCGGTGGCGTCCCGCACACCCCTGGGGTGGGTGCTCCACGGCTCAAGCAGCCGGAGCCTGGGGCACACAGTCCACCACGTATACAGGCTCAATGAAGAGAGCGACAACAGAATAGAAGAAATGATCAAGAAGCATTTCGCAATCGAATCGTTGGGCGTGACGCCCAAGAAAACGCGCGCCGACCCCGAAGAGCGGGCGCTTCGCATCCTGGAGAGTGAAACCATCAAGCTGCCGACAGCGGGCTACGAAACGGGCCTACTTTGGGCCACCGACCACCCCGAGCTGCCCAACAATTACGACCAGGCCTTGACGCGCCTACACAGCACAGAGCGCAAGCTGGACAAGCAGCCGGAGCTCGGGGCGGCGTACGAGCGGCAGATGACACAGCTGATAGAAAAAGGATACGCAGAGGAAGCCGCCACCGCACCATCGACCACCGGGCGCATCTGGTACCTGCCTCACTTCCCGGTGCTCCATCCAGCCAAGCCCGGGAAGGTGAGGCCAGTCTTCGACGCCGCCGCTCGCACGAAGGGTACGTGCCTGAACGACCACCTGCTGTCGGGTCCGGACCTCCTGCAGTCGCTGCCGGGGGTGCTGATGCGCTTTCGCCAGCACGCCGTCGCCGTCGCCGCGGACATACAAGAGATGTTCCTGCGAATACAAGTTCACGAGAAAGATAGAGATGCGCTGCGCTTCTTGTGGCGCTCACACCGGCGGGAGGGACCGCCCACAGAGTACCGGATGAAGTCGGTCATCTTCGGAGCAGCCTGCTCACCGTGCACGGCGTTGTTTGTCAAGAATCACAACGCCGAGCGTCATCGGGCCGACCATCCGGACGCAGCCGAAGCCATCGTGCGTCATCACTACATGGATGATTATCTCCAGAGTTTTGAAACAGTTGAAGAAGCAGTTAGAGTGAGCACCGACGTGCGCACAGTGCACGCGGATGCCAATTTTCATTTGGCCAAGTGGGCCTCGAATCGCTCCGAAGTACTAGAAGTCCATCGGGCGGAAGCTGCCGCCACTCGGGACGTCACACTTGAAGACATCGAAGAGAAGGTCCTGGGCCTCACCTGGAGGCCGACCTGCGACACCTTGGGATTTAATCTGAACTTCGCCCGGGTGCCTGACGTCGACAGCGGGCAAACTCCGACGAAGAGGGAGGCTCTGCGGACAGTGATGTCACTGTTCGACCCGCTGGGCCTCGCCTCCCCCATCACCATCGTAGCGAAACAGCTGCTACAAGAGGCGTGGCGCGTAGGCGTCGATTGGGACGTCCGCCTACCACCGCCGCTGTCGACGGGCTGGAGTGAGTGGGTGCGGCAGCTGGCCGCGCTCCGAGACGTCAACCTGCCAAGATGTCACCCTGGCTACAGCCGGGCGACCCGACGCGAGCTGCACACCTTCGTGGACGCCAGCGAGAAGGCCTACGCCGCTGCTGTCTACTGGCGCACTGAAGACGAAGACGGTAGAGTGCACGTGACGCTTGCCGCCGCCAGGGCGCGCGTGGCGCCCCTCAAGCTGACGTCCATCCCAAGGCTCGAGCTGCAGGCCGCCGTGCTGGGCTGCCGCCTGGCCCGCACCGCCGCCGACGAATACCAGCTGAAGGCAGACAGAAGAGTCTTTTGGAGCGACTCGAAAACCGTACTCGCGTGGCTGAGGGCGGGACCCCGCTCTTTCAAGCCTTTCGTCGCACACAGAGTGGCAGAAATAGAGGAAGACACACAGGCGAAGGAGTGGCGGTGGGTGCCGACCCAACAGAATGTGGCTGACGACGCCACCAGAGGAGCGCCGGTCAACTTTACGCAGCATCATCGGTGGTTCACGGGACCGAAGTTCCTGTATGAGCCTGCTGACAGCTGGCCGGCCGAGAAAATAGAACAGGCGGCCCCAACCGGAGAAGAGAGGACCCACTCCGTCGCATCGAGCATCGTCGAGCCCAGAGTCTCCGATGCATTACCGTCACCACACAGGTTCTCGTCGTGGCTGCGCCTGATACGCGCCACGGCGAGAGTCCTCCAGGCGATACACCGCTTCCGTGCTCCGCTGCGCCGGGCGCGCCCGCAGAGCGCCAACGTCAACAGTTACAAGCGGACAACTCGAAACACCGAAGCCGACCCGACGTGGCGCCGTGTCGCCAAGCCGAccgcgccgcccacgccgcgccGAGCCGTCCTTACAGAAGACGTCATACCGCCGTTGGCCGCCGAGCACATCGTGTGGGCGGAGGAGCTGTGGGTGCGCGCCGTGCAGCAGGAAGCGTTCGGCGCCGAATTAGAAGCTTTAAAGAAGACAGAAGCAGTGTCCAATGACAGCCGGCTGCGCTCACTCGCGCTGGCCTTCGATCCGTGCGAGCCGGTGATTAAGCTGAAATCAAGAATCACGGCCGCAGAAAACATCACAGAAGAACAGAAGCATCCGATTGTGCTGGATGGAAACCACCAGTACACCAAACTTTACGTGGCATGGACGCACCAGAAATTACACCATGGCGGTGTGGAGACAGTCCTGAACGAGATCCGACAACGCTTCTGGGTGATCCGAGCTCGTCCCATCGTGCGCAGCGTGATCAAAAGTTGTCAGCAGTGCAGAATTCGGCGCGCGGTGGCCGCAGTACCACCGACAGGCGACCACCCGACGGGACGCCTCGCTCACCATCAGCGGCCCTTCACCTACACCGGCCTCGATTATTTCGGGCCGCTCTCAGTCACCGTGGGCCGACAACACCAGAAGCGGTATGTGGCGCTGTTCACATGCCTCACCACCCGGGCCGTGCACCTGGAGGTCGCGGCCTCACTCTCCACCGACTCCGCCGTCCTCGCGCTGCGCCGCATGATGGCGCGCCGAGGGCAACCATCAGAGATCTGGTCGGACAACGGCACCAACCTGCGTGGTGCCGACGTCGAGCTCCAGCGGGCCGCCCTCCAGGCGAGCCGGCAGGAGGCCGCCAACCACCTCATCAGATGGCGCTACATACCGCCGAGCGCACCGTTCATGGGCGGGGCGTGGGAACGCCTCGTCCGGTCCGTCAAGGACGCCCTCAGTACCGTCCTGCGCGAGCGTCACCCCCACGAAGAGACGCTCGCCACTCTGCTTTGCGAGGCAGAATACACAGTCAACAGCAGACCACTGACCCACGTGTCAGTGGACCCCGACGACGCCGAAGCCTTGACCCCCAACCACTTCCTACTCGGGGGGTCGGGCCGCATCCAACAGCCGGGGACGTTCACCGAAGCAGACGTCGCCAGCCGCCACCACTGGAGGCGAGCTCAGCGGCTAGCCGACGAGTTCTGGGACCGCTGGGTCCGAGAGTACCTGCCGGAGCTCCAACACCGGCGGGAGCCGCACGGGAGCGGAGCACCGCTCAACATCGGCGACCTCGTGCTCATCGCCGACTCCAACCTGCCACGCAACGTGTGGCCCCGGGGGCGCGTCGTCCAAGTCTACCCTGGGCGCGATGGCATCG